In Drosophila pseudoobscura strain MV-25-SWS-2005 chromosome 4, UCI_Dpse_MV25, whole genome shotgun sequence, the following proteins share a genomic window:
- the LOC4817702 gene encoding calsequestrin-1: MLGNKKSKLLQTLEQSVTPVDREDAIRLIAEGIRKPATLDPIDLVDSQKEYLRVLHMDHALRLQKTMEQHYNVSPSAEDLDQVMPVKDQELEDILDALSDLASKEEYDEEEEDDDDDADEGEGDQYDGDDEDEESPGDEDDKNTVFDLNKIVL, encoded by the coding sequence ATGCTCGGCAACAAGAAATCAAAATTACTGCAAACCCTCGAGCAGTCCGTGACGCCCGTCGACCGCGAGGACGCCATACGCCTGATCGCCGAGGGGATCCGCAAGCCCGCGACCCTCGACCCCATCGACTTGGTAGACTCCCAGAAGGAGTATCTGCGGGTCCTGCACATGGACCATGCCCTCAGGCTCCAGAAGACCATGGAGCAGCACTACAACGTCTCGCCCTCGGCGGAAGACCTGGATCAGGTGATGCCCGTCAAGGACCAGGAGCTGGAGGACATACTGGATGCCCTCTCAGATTTGGCATCCAAGGAGGAGTacgacgaggaagaggaagacgacgacgacgacgccgacgagggcgagggcgatcAATACGATGGGGACGATGAGGACGAAGAGTCTCCAGGCGATGAAGACGACAAGAATACCGTTTTTGATTTGAACAAGATCGTCTTGTAG
- the LOC6903274 gene encoding GTP-binding nuclear protein Ran-like, protein MNRNMPRFNCAILGDRGTGKTSFINRHLSGEFSDGGAAAERESHELVFHTNRGPMCFVVWETHGELKGKPECAIVLFDVTSKTSCKNVVEWKTAFAKASRFQGAVIVCGNKVDLQHRYGQGPEFRNGRYDISVKKDYNLGKPFLWLARSLVGDPQLRFVPQPAPPPPQPPLDDAAKREMDFNLIVAEIVPLPGSV, encoded by the coding sequence ATGAATAGGAACATGCCACGGTTTAACTGCGCGATTCTTGGCGATAGAGGCACTGGCAAAACGTCCTTCATCAACCGCCACCTGAGTGGGGAGTTCAGCGACGGCGGTGCTGCAGCGGAACGCGAAAGCCACGAGCTTGTCTTCCACACCAATCGCGGCCCCATGTGCTTCGTGGTGTGGGAGACCCACGGCGAGCTGAAGGGGAAGCCGGAGTGCGCCATAGTCCTGTTCGACGTCACTTCGAAGACGTCGTGCAAAAACGTTGTCGAATGGAAAACGGCTTTCGCCAAGGCCAGCCGTTTCCAAGGAGCCGTGATCGTCTGCGGAAATAAGGTGGACCTGCAGCATCGCTACGGCCAAGGCCCCGAGTTCAGAAATGGCCGCTACGATATATCGGTGAAGAAGGACTACAATTTGGGGAAGCCCTTCCTGTGGCTGGCGCGCAGCCTCGTTGGCGATCCACAACTGAGGTTTGTGCCCCAACCAGCCCCCCCGCCGCCACAGCCGCCACTGGACGACGCCGCCAAGCGGGAGATGGATTTTAACTTGATAGTCGCGGAGATAGTACCCCTTCCAGGCAGCGTTTAA